A window of Fusarium oxysporum Fo47 chromosome II, complete sequence genomic DNA:
ACTCTAAACTTTGTGCTGGTCGCGATGCTTGCCACGGGAGGTTGTTGTAAATTCGAGATCCCGCAGTATGATCTATTCAAAGACATCTCGCTGCAGATACTCACGAACAGCAGTGGTTGAATAGAACGGCTTCTAGATGTTGTTGGGATATCCTTGACCAGGTCCAACACGTGAAGAGCTAGACACGTCAGCCACGTATCTGCCAAGGTTCTATCATCTGGGTAGTTATTCGCAGCATCTGGAGACCCTGACTGAAAGGCTTGGTTATTTGGGCTTCCAGATTGTACGTAAGGTACTAGAAGATCGGGAAAGTTGCGATACAGCTGAAGCAAGCCCGTACATCTATAAGCTTCAGCAATACTGACCAGATGGTTTGCCGGAGTCATGTCGTCGCCAGCATCGACAATGTCGTTCTCTGTCGGTAGCCGAATTGCGCACAACTCAGAATGCAGCTGTTCCGAGGCAAGCATAGCTTCTTGAGCACGCTGGATATCCTCCTGAGAAACAAACCGCCGTGAACGAATCCTCTTGCGTTCCTTTCGTACAAGACTTCCCACTTTGGCGACGAGTTCTTGAACTTCGATGCCAATTCCTGTCTGCGGATGAGGCATGCGTGGTTCCTGCAAATCAAGACATTCTGGAGGTGCTGGTTGAGGTTGAGCATGTCTTGTGCTTGGATCCACGTCTGTGACGAAGGAAAGCAGCATTTTCCAGTAAACAAGAGAGTTGTAGAAGAAgaattccttcttcttgtcggcgACTGCTAGGGCGTCGCCGCGTGCTTCAGCGGACTGAACCATTCGGGATAGAACATCGAATTGCAGCTGGCCAAGACTACTGGGATCATGCCATGAAAGACTCATCCCCAACATGACCAAGGCTAACAGAGATGAGGTCTCAAGTTGAGCGATCTTGGCTTCTCGAGATAGGCAGATCATGGCTTGGCCCCTAAGTTGGCGACCGACTGGTGCGAAATTTGGTGATACTTCAGATAGACAAGCAGCTGCCATGCTTTGCGTGATGTAGTAAAGTGATTGAGATCCAGACCACATATTCGAGATGG
This region includes:
- a CDS encoding fungal-specific transcription factor domain-containing protein, translated to MLSSSYAPAPKTITRSRTGCAVCKSKRLKCDESKPACSRCVRLGIPCPGYQKPLRWKAGSKSPKDVAETPRSDVTAEPQPSSAYVPYQTQPAEQFVNNFYDPELMDQLNDAMNPECVDTQGQGTLDTALPLMQFPDDVLQLYPEQALGQTPDTIGQGSTDERLWPVATISPTQPIPPARATSQALTRQEPQNQTIETVGEMPLAHALQDYSSVLVEYYFKEVCGMMSCYDSPMNPYRTTISNMWSGSQSLYYITQSMAAACLSEVSPNFAPVGRQLRGQAMICLSREAKIAQLETSSLLALVMLGMSLSWHDPSSLGQLQFDVLSRMVQSAEARGDALAVADKKKEFFFYNSLVYWKMLLSFVTDVDPSTRHAQPQPAPPECLDLQEPRMPHPQTGIGIEVQELVAKVGSLVRKERKRIRSRRFVSQEDIQRAQEAMLASEQLHSELCAIRLPTENDIVDAGDDMTPANHLVSIAEAYRCTGLLQLYRNFPDLLVPYVQSGSPNNQAFQSGSPDAANNYPDDRTLADTWLTCLALHVLDLVKDIPTTSRSRSIQPLLFVSICSEMSLNRSYCGISNLQQPPVASIATSTKFRVPLAGLDVLQARKTIISRLSAFENILAAKPIRQMLTLVKKTWSCMDEEKQDVYWMDVMMENGYETLMG